A window of Suncus etruscus isolate mSunEtr1 chromosome 4, mSunEtr1.pri.cur, whole genome shotgun sequence contains these coding sequences:
- the MFAP2 gene encoding microfibrillar-associated protein 2 — protein sequence MRAVSLYLLLLPGLLAQGQYDLDPLPPFLDHIQYNQYSDQDQFANSDYYDYQEVTSQSPEEQFQSQQQVQQEVISALTPEPGNTETEPTEPGPLDCREEQYPCTRLYSIHKPCKQCVNEICFYSLRRVYVVNKEICVRTVCAHEELLRADLCRDKFSKCGVMALSGLCQSVAASCARSCGGC from the exons GCCTGCTGGCTCAGGGCCAGTACGACCTGGACCCGTTGCCTCCATTCCTGGACCACATACAGTACAACCAGTACAGTGACCAGGACCAATTCG ccaATTCAGACTACTATGATTATCAAG AGGTGACTTCTCAGTCCCCCGAGGAGCAGTTCCAGTCCCAGCAGCAAGTCCAGCAGGAAGTCATTTCAGCACTCACCCCTG AACCAGGGAACACAGAGACGGAGCCCACGGAACCTGGGCCTCTGG ACTGTCGTGAGGAGCAGTACCCATGCACCCGTCTCTACTCCATTCACAAGCCCTGCAAGCAATGTGTCAACGAAATCTGCTTCTACAG CCTCCGCCGTGTGTATGTGGTCAACAAGGAGATCTGTGTCCGCACCGTCTGTGCCCATGAAGAGCTGCTCCGAG CTGACCTCTGTCGGGACAAGTTCTCCAAGTGTGGGGTGATGGCCCTCAGCGGCCTGTGCCAGTCAGTGGCAGCCTCCTGTGCCAGGAGCTGTGGGGGTTGCTAG